The DNA window GCCCTTtgatattttgtattttctacATACGCGAATAATAattgtacaaaataaaatcagagcagtgtttcaatttttttatttaaacaatttcttCTTAAATTcggtataaaaaaaacataatttcctttatataagaagatgtacatttttccatttatgGATCATGCCTCTATATCTGCATTTGAAATGAGATCATAAGAGCTTGGATACAATTTATCGGAAGGGGATGCGGTAATATCCGACGACTTGTATAATTTTCGAACCAATACGGGGATCAAACAGAGCAGGAGTAGGAAGGCCAGTGCCAATAGTCCAATATAGGAACTTAACCTCAGGTTAGGGAGGCTTTTCTCTTTGTTGGTAGTTACCAAACTAGGAAGGACTAGCGGCTTTCCACCGCTGAAGCTGTCGTTGTACTTGGCCGAAACTGCCACATTGTGCAACTTCTCAGGGCTAATAAACGAGAAGTGCCTTTGGGACGGCCCTAGTTCCCGATACCGAATGGGGCTCTGGTCGTCACAGATCTGCGAGCTGTTCCTGGGAGCGGTGCACCAGCTGACCACGTAACCAATAAGAGCTTCCTGATCCCGAGGGGCCTGCCAAGAGATGGTAAAGTTGTCTTCGTGATACCGCAAGTCCTGCGGCTGATGGCTCCTGCCCTGGGTCAAAATGGGCACCTTGAGTTGGCTGCTTTCCGCCGACGGTCCCAGAGAGTTCCGGCTCCAAGCAGAAACGACGAACGAACGCGTGGCGTCCCAGTCGTGAAATATGGCGGAGTTGTTGCTCAAGAGGACGGCCCTCTTACTAAAAATATAGTATATAAAGCACCGAAAGAAAGCTCCAAACGCCATATGTTGACCTACCCCGTGTCCGTGGTCACGACGTACGAAAAGTTGGGCCCATTAAACTCCAGTTCATCCAGTTGCACCCACAAGACGTAAAGCCGTCTCCCCTTGGGATCGTGAAAAAACCCATTGGGAACCAACTTCGGTGGCCGAGACGGAACCGCTGGCGGAGTGGTGAAGGTCAGAGGATAGTAGTCATCCGTCCAAGGCTCAAGCAGATCCGTGTAGCTACATGACAGTTTCAAGTCGTATTTCTGGTAGGGGTAAGTGGGGATATTGAAGCACAGTTCCTCTTCGTCTTTCGGCACAAGTCCCTGTCGCTCGATCTTTGGATTGTGGGGAACGAGCTCCATTCGCCAGTCTAAATAGGTGTCACGAATAGTGTAGTCCTCAGACTCCCATTCCAAACAGCATTGCCTGTCCGTAATGGTAAATTTGGGATGTGAATCACTAGTACATGGCATCTGAGCCCCACAGAGGCTGATATGCCACGCCAAAAGAACCAATGAATTTGCGCCCCAACTCATGACTGCCGCTTAAAAATGGAATTCTCTATACTCTTTGTTTCAAAATAGCTTATCGCAATTTGAGCGAGTCAAAC is part of the Drosophila biarmipes strain raj3 chromosome 2R, RU_DBia_V1.1, whole genome shotgun sequence genome and encodes:
- the LOC108029861 gene encoding cytokine receptor-like encodes the protein MPCTSDSHPKFTITDRQCCLEWESEDYTIRDTYLDWRMELVPHNPKIERQGLVPKDEEELCFNIPTYPYQKYDLKLSCSYTDLLEPWTDDYYPLTFTTPPAVPSRPPKLVPNGFFHDPKGRRLYVLWVQLDELEFNGPNFSYVVTTDTGKRAVLLSNNSAIFHDWDATRSFVVSAWSRNSLGPSAESSQLKVPILTQGRSHQPQDLRYHEDNFTISWQAPRDQEALIGYVVSWCTAPRNSSQICDDQSPIRYRELGPSQRHFSFISPEKLHNVAVSAKYNDSFSGGKPLVLPSLVTTNKEKSLPNLRLSSYIGLLALAFLLLLCLIPVLVRKLYKSSDITASPSDKLYPSSYDLISNADIEA